A genomic segment from Thermostichus lividus PCC 6715 encodes:
- the ntcA gene encoding global nitrogen regulator NtcA, with protein sequence MNREQPLATVFRHMASGLFPATTETYERGKTIFFPGDPAEKVYFLLKGAVKLSRVYEAGEEITVALLRENTVFGVLSLITGTRSDRFYHAVAFTSVELLAVPIEQVEKAMHEDPSLPMFMIQGLSSRILQTEMMIETLAHRDMGSRLVSFLLILCRDFGIPTSAGVTVDLKLSHQAIAEAIGSTRVTVTRLLGELRDQNMISIHKKKITVHNPLMLSQQFT encoded by the coding sequence ATGAATAGAGAACAACCATTAGCAACCGTCTTTCGCCACATGGCTAGTGGGCTTTTTCCTGCCACAACTGAAACCTATGAGCGGGGGAAAACAATTTTCTTTCCGGGGGATCCAGCGGAAAAGGTCTATTTTTTGCTCAAAGGTGCCGTTAAACTCTCACGGGTCTATGAGGCGGGGGAAGAAATTACCGTGGCGCTGCTGCGGGAGAATACCGTATTTGGCGTCCTGTCCCTGATTACGGGTACCCGCTCGGATCGGTTTTACCATGCCGTTGCCTTTACCAGTGTGGAGTTGCTGGCGGTTCCCATTGAACAGGTGGAAAAAGCCATGCACGAAGACCCCTCCCTGCCCATGTTTATGATTCAGGGGTTATCGTCACGGATTTTACAGACAGAAATGATGATTGAAACCCTTGCCCACCGTGATATGGGGTCACGGCTAGTGAGTTTTTTACTCATCCTCTGCCGCGATTTTGGCATCCCCACCAGTGCTGGCGTGACAGTTGATCTGAAGCTCTCCCATCAGGCGATCGCCGAGGCGATTGGCTCCACCCGCGTCACCGTAACTCGTTTGCTGGGGGAACTGCGCGATCAAAATATGATTTCAATTCACAAGAAGAAAATCACGGTTCACAATCCCCTAATGCTGAGCCAGCAGTTTACGTAA
- a CDS encoding DUF2834 domain-containing protein: protein MFLAPPDRPETWELIQRLALGDWQGINPLIVSLFNLMGVWPLLYAGILAVDGRGQRFPAWPFVAASFLVGAFALLPYLALRQPNPRVIGTLDKGLKLWEWRGTAILLSLLVMVLLGYGLLWGEWADFWQQWRSSRFIHVMTLDFCLLSLLFPLLLPDDWARRAMGDRPWRWWTVLPLVGALLYYLRRPPLILSEKCVS, encoded by the coding sequence ATGTTCTTAGCCCCCCCCGATCGCCCCGAGACATGGGAGCTGATTCAGCGCTTGGCGCTTGGCGACTGGCAGGGCATTAACCCCTTGATTGTTAGCCTCTTTAATTTGATGGGGGTATGGCCTCTTCTCTACGCTGGCATTTTGGCAGTGGATGGCCGCGGTCAACGGTTCCCGGCATGGCCGTTTGTGGCTGCTAGTTTTCTTGTGGGTGCCTTTGCCCTCTTGCCCTACCTTGCGCTGCGCCAACCCAATCCACGGGTGATCGGCACCTTGGACAAGGGTCTCAAACTCTGGGAGTGGCGGGGAACCGCTATCCTTTTATCACTTCTAGTGATGGTACTTCTCGGCTATGGCCTCCTTTGGGGTGAGTGGGCCGACTTTTGGCAGCAATGGCGCTCTAGCCGCTTTATTCACGTCATGACCCTTGACTTTTGCCTGCTATCCCTGTTGTTTCCGCTCCTGTTGCCGGATGATTGGGCGCGACGCGCTATGGGCGATCGCCCGTGGCGGTGGTGGACCGTGCTACCACTGGTAGGGGCACTACTGTACTATCTGAGACGGCCACCGTTAATTCTCTCGGAAAAATGTGTGTCATGA
- the psaC gene encoding photosystem I iron-sulfur center protein PsaC, whose translation MAHTVKIYDTCIGCTQCVRACPTDVLEMVPWDGCKAGQIASSPRTEDCVGCKRCETACPTDFLSIRVYLGAETTRSMGLAY comes from the coding sequence ATGGCTCACACTGTAAAAATTTACGACACTTGCATTGGCTGCACCCAGTGTGTGCGGGCCTGCCCCACCGATGTGCTGGAAATGGTGCCTTGGGATGGTTGTAAAGCTGGGCAAATTGCCTCCTCCCCCCGCACCGAAGACTGTGTTGGTTGTAAGCGGTGCGAAACCGCCTGCCCCACCGATTTCTTAAGCATCCGTGTTTATCTGGGCGCTGAAACCACCCGCAGTATGGGCTTGGCGTACTAG
- a CDS encoding EcsC family protein, whose product MSQVHLKDYEQAQLNVIRRWLAHDEAGMAHLFDPFTTALQGGIAPLLPPEGLTVLRAVCDRLLGAGHQEWNHLRRQLSADLAEIKDWQDLQQQPLEVCDRLQGRVQAIALGQATVEGLLTAPLEGVGELADVGLTLLGGLKTIQRVGLCYGFGSAAVFEQEIVWSTLATSFAATAVERQHTLGSLLVRDPDLPRQTVAELLTDTALETLTDTTVEAVFEQAIINLSEELSGELVPLVGVVLGVAANDQFVMQVTTTARYVYQLRWLLRTYGGRDTDRAVS is encoded by the coding sequence ATGTCTCAGGTGCATCTTAAGGATTACGAGCAAGCTCAGCTAAACGTCATTCGCCGCTGGCTTGCCCATGATGAAGCAGGCATGGCACACCTGTTCGATCCATTCACCACTGCACTACAGGGGGGAATTGCCCCGTTGTTACCTCCAGAGGGGCTGACGGTTCTCCGTGCTGTGTGCGATCGCCTCCTTGGGGCGGGCCATCAGGAGTGGAATCATCTGCGGCGGCAACTCTCGGCAGACCTAGCAGAAATAAAGGATTGGCAAGACTTGCAGCAGCAACCGCTAGAGGTGTGCGATCGCCTGCAAGGACGGGTACAGGCGATCGCCTTGGGACAGGCCACCGTAGAAGGGCTGCTCACTGCCCCCCTAGAAGGGGTAGGGGAACTGGCGGATGTGGGGCTAACCCTTCTAGGGGGGCTAAAAACCATTCAGCGAGTTGGGTTATGCTATGGCTTTGGTTCAGCGGCAGTCTTTGAGCAGGAAATTGTTTGGAGCACCTTGGCAACCAGCTTTGCAGCCACAGCGGTGGAGCGGCAGCATACGCTTGGCAGTCTCTTGGTTCGGGATCCAGACCTACCCCGGCAGACGGTGGCCGAGTTATTGACAGACACCGCTCTAGAAACACTCACAGATACCACTGTTGAAGCAGTGTTTGAGCAAGCCATCATCAATTTAAGCGAGGAGCTGAGCGGTGAACTGGTGCCGCTGGTGGGGGTGGTGTTGGGGGTCGCTGCCAATGACCAATTTGTCATGCAAGTCACGACAACAGCTCGCTACGTCTATCAACTACGGTGGTTGTTGCGTACCTACGGCGGCAGGGACACCGATCGCGCCGTTAGCTGA
- the isiD gene encoding protein IsiD has protein sequence MPTVQHYSHEFINQLTPQDVAALAQRLEEDDYDTPFAALEDWHLLRSLAFQRPELAEPYLYLLDLEAFDES, from the coding sequence ATGCCAACCGTACAACACTATTCCCACGAGTTTATTAATCAATTGACCCCCCAAGACGTAGCCGCCCTAGCGCAGCGACTAGAGGAGGACGACTACGACACTCCCTTTGCTGCTTTAGAGGATTGGCATCTCTTGCGCTCCTTGGCATTTCAGCGGCCAGAACTTGCAGAACCGTACCTATACCTTCTTGATTTAGAAGCCTTTGACGAGTCCTAA
- the coaBC gene encoding bifunctional phosphopantothenoylcysteine decarboxylase/phosphopantothenate--cysteine ligase CoaBC has protein sequence MTSPKVAPHLLVGVGGGIAAYKICDVISTQVKAGWSVSAILSETAAHFVTPLTLSTLCRRSVLTDADFWHPQAPRPLHIELAETATLLLIAPLTANTLAKLAYGLADTLLTSTVLASNMPILVAPAMNTRMWEQPTVQAHWQQLQQQPRYHCLPPTHGRLACDSVGMGRMAETSEIIAYLDSLAHTHGQRDLSGKHLLITAGGTREYLDAVRFIGNPATGKMGLALARAAVHRGARVTLVHGILSEPVPPQVTAIAAETSEQLQAAVMQVWPTADWLVMAAAVGDVRPATQYAGKLPKAQLPTALPLATIPDILTMAAQGRQPHQRLIGFAAQTGDIEPAARAKLAHKGLDLMVANAVDQPGCGFGTQENAALVLGSDGRSHRLARMPKLILAHHIFDLAQAWLT, from the coding sequence TTGACGAGTCCTAAGGTTGCCCCCCATTTACTGGTGGGGGTGGGCGGTGGTATTGCTGCCTACAAAATCTGTGATGTTATTTCCACCCAAGTAAAAGCGGGTTGGAGTGTTTCAGCAATTTTGTCAGAAACTGCTGCCCACTTTGTTACGCCTCTCACCCTATCGACCCTCTGTCGGCGGTCTGTTCTTACGGATGCTGATTTTTGGCACCCCCAAGCGCCCCGGCCACTGCACATTGAGTTAGCGGAAACGGCCACGTTGCTGCTCATTGCCCCGTTGACGGCGAATACCCTTGCTAAATTAGCCTATGGCTTGGCAGATACCCTGCTGACGAGTACAGTGCTGGCCTCCAACATGCCTATCCTCGTGGCACCGGCGATGAATACCCGCATGTGGGAGCAGCCCACTGTGCAAGCCCACTGGCAGCAGTTACAGCAGCAGCCTCGCTACCATTGCTTACCCCCAACCCACGGCCGCCTTGCCTGTGATAGCGTTGGCATGGGCCGCATGGCTGAGACGAGCGAGATTATTGCCTACCTTGATTCCTTGGCGCACACCCACGGCCAGCGAGACCTCAGTGGCAAGCACTTACTGATTACCGCAGGGGGCACCCGCGAATACTTGGATGCAGTGCGCTTTATCGGCAACCCAGCCACTGGCAAGATGGGGTTAGCGTTAGCGCGCGCAGCGGTACATCGGGGGGCACGGGTCACGCTGGTTCACGGCATCCTCAGTGAACCAGTGCCACCGCAGGTCACGGCCATTGCTGCTGAAACAAGTGAGCAACTGCAAGCGGCGGTGATGCAGGTGTGGCCAACGGCAGATTGGCTGGTGATGGCCGCAGCGGTAGGGGATGTCCGCCCCGCCACCCAGTACGCTGGCAAATTACCGAAGGCGCAGCTACCGACGGCGTTGCCCTTAGCCACTATTCCCGATATTTTGACCATGGCTGCCCAAGGTCGCCAGCCCCACCAACGGCTGATTGGGTTTGCCGCTCAAACAGGAGACATTGAGCCAGCGGCACGGGCAAAGTTAGCCCACAAAGGTTTAGACCTGATGGTGGCCAATGCAGTAGATCAGCCAGGATGTGGCTTTGGCACACAGGAGAATGCGGCTCTTGTCCTCGGCAGTGATGGGCGTTCCCATCGGTTGGCACGGATGCCCAAGTTAATACTGGCGCATCACATTTTTGATCTAGCGCAGGCATGGCTAACCTGA
- the mutL gene encoding DNA mismatch repair endonuclease MutL translates to MANLKQQLTVLPLPPHVQRAIAAAETLDSLATVVQELAENALDAGASRIHVHWHPQLWSVELTDNGHGIRVVDLPHVALAATTSKLPQNGDWMQVTTLGFRGQALHSLAQMAELTICSRHVEAETGWWVRYDRHGHVQAQRPQGMAVGTRVEVRQLFQDWPQRRQGQQAKQLQRRLQELALCSPAVAWHVLRAQKRWLHWPAVTSLGDRLQQFLPQLNPADLRQYQDPQIELVLGLPDRHHRPRPDWLGVAINGRWVELHSQPTWQQILLEAFGRSLPRQRFPLCLAHLHLPPSAIDWSAQPQKRTIYLRDAEQWQALLKERIADLLHSPVTLSPPASYQLLKTAEPAGRYRSIAPQPSLQHLKAVAQLHQTYIVVEQQDGVWLIEQHIAHERVLYEQIEADWQVVELSQPLLIEALTPEQVNRLQEWGLDIVPFGTCVWAVRSLPQLLESRADATAALLELSQVADLTAAKVAVACRSALRNGTPLSLPEMQTLVDQWSSCRQPHTCPHGRPICLQLSESSLARFFRRHWVLGKSHGL, encoded by the coding sequence ATGGCTAACCTGAAGCAGCAGCTAACGGTGCTTCCTTTACCGCCCCATGTGCAACGGGCGATCGCCGCGGCGGAAACCCTTGACTCCTTGGCCACCGTGGTGCAGGAGTTGGCCGAAAATGCCCTTGATGCTGGAGCGAGCCGCATTCATGTGCACTGGCACCCCCAACTGTGGAGTGTAGAGCTGACCGATAATGGCCATGGCATCCGTGTCGTTGACTTACCGCACGTGGCACTCGCTGCCACCACCAGTAAATTGCCCCAGAATGGGGATTGGATGCAGGTAACGACCCTTGGCTTTCGCGGCCAAGCTCTGCACAGTCTTGCCCAGATGGCTGAACTCACCATCTGTAGCCGCCATGTCGAGGCAGAGACAGGTTGGTGGGTTCGCTACGATCGCCACGGACATGTTCAAGCACAACGCCCCCAAGGGATGGCGGTGGGCACCCGTGTCGAAGTGCGACAGCTATTTCAGGACTGGCCGCAACGGCGACAGGGGCAACAGGCTAAACAGTTGCAGCGGCGACTTCAAGAACTCGCCCTGTGTTCGCCAGCGGTCGCATGGCATGTTCTGCGCGCCCAAAAACGCTGGTTGCATTGGCCTGCTGTCACCTCCCTTGGCGATCGCCTCCAGCAATTCCTACCACAACTGAATCCCGCAGATTTACGCCAGTACCAAGATCCCCAAATTGAACTGGTGCTGGGGCTACCGGATCGCCACCATCGCCCTCGCCCTGACTGGCTGGGTGTTGCCATTAACGGTCGCTGGGTCGAACTCCACAGCCAACCCACATGGCAGCAGATCCTGCTGGAAGCCTTTGGCCGCAGCCTGCCCCGGCAGCGATTTCCCCTGTGCTTGGCTCACCTGCATTTGCCACCCAGCGCCATTGACTGGAGCGCCCAGCCCCAAAAACGCACCATCTACTTGCGGGATGCCGAGCAATGGCAAGCGCTGCTCAAGGAACGGATTGCCGACCTGTTGCACTCTCCGGTGACCTTGAGTCCGCCTGCTAGCTACCAACTGCTGAAAACTGCCGAACCAGCGGGACGCTACCGCAGTATTGCCCCCCAGCCCTCGCTTCAGCACCTGAAAGCCGTGGCTCAATTGCATCAAACCTATATTGTCGTTGAGCAGCAGGATGGGGTATGGCTCATCGAGCAGCACATTGCCCATGAGCGGGTACTCTACGAACAAATTGAAGCAGATTGGCAGGTTGTCGAGCTGTCTCAACCTTTACTCATCGAGGCATTAACCCCTGAACAGGTGAACCGTCTCCAAGAGTGGGGACTCGACATTGTTCCTTTTGGCACCTGCGTTTGGGCGGTGCGTAGCCTGCCCCAGTTGTTGGAGTCTCGCGCAGATGCCACAGCAGCTCTGCTTGAACTCTCTCAGGTAGCTGATTTAACAGCAGCAAAAGTGGCAGTGGCTTGCCGTAGTGCTCTGCGCAATGGCACCCCCTTATCCTTGCCTGAAATGCAAACCTTGGTGGATCAGTGGTCTAGCTGTCGCCAACCCCATACCTGTCCCCATGGGCGACCGATTTGCCTACAATTGAGTGAATCGTCGCTTGCCCGCTTCTTCCGCCGCCATTGGGTGCTGGGCAAGAGTCATGGTCTGTAG
- a CDS encoding glycosyltransferase family 4 protein, with product MRIAQIAPLWERVPPPAYGGTELVVSLLADELVRRGHEVTLFATGDSKTLARLEAGCAEALRPQGILPPEYVVYEQMQLSKVFQQAADFDLIHSHVDYPALPYASLTKTPVVHTLHGLFTPLTEQIFVQHHNQNFVSISNSQRRSDLNLNYVATVYNAIATDRFQFYPQPDEPPYLAFLGRMSIEKGPHLAIAIAKAVGIPLKMAGKIDFSNQTFFEREIAPHIDGQQIQFLGEANHAMKNELMGRALATLFPITWQEPFGLVMVESMACGTPVIAMALGAAPEVIAHGRSGFLCHTVEDCVAAVRQVSHIDRAACRAYVEAHFDVDCMVNGYEAVYEAVLRERFAQNGHLHTPLRLAS from the coding sequence ATGCGGATTGCTCAGATTGCGCCTTTGTGGGAACGTGTTCCTCCCCCAGCCTATGGCGGTACGGAATTAGTAGTTAGCTTACTAGCGGATGAATTAGTGCGGCGAGGGCATGAGGTGACCCTCTTTGCCACGGGTGACTCAAAAACCCTGGCACGGCTGGAAGCTGGATGTGCTGAGGCGTTGCGTCCCCAAGGGATTTTGCCACCGGAGTATGTGGTTTATGAGCAAATGCAACTGAGCAAGGTCTTTCAGCAGGCGGCGGACTTTGACTTAATTCATTCCCATGTGGACTACCCCGCCTTGCCCTATGCCAGCTTGACGAAAACACCCGTGGTTCATACCCTGCATGGTCTTTTCACCCCCCTCACGGAGCAGATATTTGTCCAGCATCATAACCAAAATTTTGTCAGTATCTCGAATTCGCAACGGCGTTCTGATTTAAATCTCAACTATGTAGCCACGGTCTATAATGCGATCGCCACCGATCGCTTCCAGTTTTACCCGCAACCGGACGAACCACCCTACCTCGCCTTTTTGGGGCGGATGTCCATCGAAAAAGGCCCTCACCTAGCGATCGCGATTGCCAAGGCGGTAGGCATCCCGCTGAAGATGGCTGGCAAGATTGATTTTTCCAACCAAACATTTTTTGAACGGGAAATTGCTCCCCACATTGATGGCCAGCAGATTCAATTTTTAGGGGAAGCCAACCATGCTATGAAGAATGAACTGATGGGGCGCGCCCTAGCAACCCTGTTTCCGATTACGTGGCAAGAACCCTTCGGCCTTGTGATGGTTGAATCGATGGCCTGTGGAACGCCTGTGATTGCCATGGCCTTGGGCGCTGCCCCGGAGGTGATTGCCCATGGTCGCAGCGGGTTCTTGTGCCACACCGTTGAGGACTGTGTTGCCGCTGTCCGCCAAGTATCACACATCGATCGGGCGGCCTGTCGTGCCTATGTCGAAGCCCACTTCGATGTTGATTGCATGGTGAATGGTTACGAAGCTGTCTATGAGGCTGTGCTGCGGGAACGCTTCGCCCAGAATGGTCATCTGCACACTCCCTTACGACTCGCCAGCTAA
- a CDS encoding amylo-alpha-1,6-glucosidase: protein MPPADSSDPISVVELGDGRTFAPVQEATETQWPCTQSRRQQTTLILKDNDIFLITDPLGNITCFDKRDETHLGLFCRDTRFLSRLELQFERQPLILLSSSAQRGFALSAQCANPGTSQIPPETVSIQRELVLQGGLLEKLTLTNYGKQPVSFELSLTFEADFADLFEIRGWVRQRTGLRMRQLRDAEDDVSLSAPSSAAVSQDAPSTLSSSRSQALVLAYRGVDGVFMETRIDFYRHQPDRLEGYTAIWHLLLLPHATTVLGYRLQPFVNNEPASSVSIPATVSQALAAETMEMQQWQECTTQFYADDRPLQQILDRATQDIYLLQQTFPLGDDTDETGQALAAGIPWFSTLFGRDALIAAMQTLILNPDIARQTLMVLAAYQGQATNEWRDEEPGKIPHELRRGEMARCGEIPHDPYYGTVDATPLWLMLYADYYAWTGDRAFLEQYWPHAEAAMAWIDRNCAASEGYLTYERKSAGGLRNQGWKDSGDCIVNAKGDLATGAIALVEVQGYVYAARMRLSQLAYALHKPDLGDRWQRAAQTLKAQFQRDFWLPEQGYFALALDGDGHPVDSITSNPGQCLGLGLFSREQAQSVAERLSAPDLFNGWGIRTLSSTSPAYNPMGYHLGSVWPHDSGLIALGLRSLGYTEQALEIAQGLLDMTAQQPYYRPPELFCGFARTADSPPVRYPVACSPQAWATGSIFHLIQVMVNLVPDAPNNCLRVVNPTLLPDVYYLSLRNLRIGQTWLDLEFERANGATACRVVQKRGNLRVIIEA, encoded by the coding sequence ATGCCCCCTGCCGACTCCAGTGACCCCATATCTGTTGTGGAGTTGGGGGATGGACGTACCTTCGCCCCTGTGCAGGAGGCAACAGAGACGCAATGGCCCTGTACCCAGAGCCGACGCCAGCAGACAACGTTGATCCTGAAAGATAATGACATCTTCTTAATCACGGATCCGCTGGGAAATATCACCTGCTTTGATAAACGGGATGAGACGCACCTCGGTCTCTTTTGCCGCGATACCCGTTTCCTTAGCCGACTAGAGTTGCAATTTGAGCGTCAACCGCTGATCCTGCTAAGCAGTTCCGCCCAGCGCGGGTTTGCCCTATCGGCGCAGTGTGCCAATCCGGGAACATCGCAGATTCCACCGGAAACGGTGAGTATTCAGCGGGAGCTGGTGTTGCAAGGGGGGCTGCTAGAAAAATTGACCCTGACCAACTATGGCAAGCAGCCCGTTAGCTTTGAACTGAGTTTGACCTTTGAGGCTGACTTTGCTGACCTCTTTGAGATTCGCGGCTGGGTACGGCAACGCACGGGGTTACGGATGCGCCAGCTTCGAGATGCCGAAGACGATGTATCGCTGAGTGCACCGTCGTCCGCCGCCGTCTCTCAAGATGCACCATCAACCCTGTCCTCCTCCCGCTCCCAGGCTCTAGTCCTCGCCTATCGCGGGGTGGATGGGGTCTTTATGGAGACCCGTATTGACTTCTATCGCCATCAGCCCGATCGCCTAGAGGGATATACGGCCATCTGGCACCTGCTGTTGCTCCCCCATGCCACAACGGTGTTGGGCTATCGGCTACAGCCCTTTGTAAATAATGAACCCGCTTCATCGGTGAGCATCCCAGCAACCGTCAGCCAAGCGCTAGCGGCGGAAACGATGGAGATGCAGCAGTGGCAAGAGTGTACTACCCAGTTTTACGCTGACGATCGCCCCTTGCAGCAAATCCTTGATCGCGCCACCCAAGATATTTACCTGCTACAACAGACCTTTCCCCTTGGGGACGACACCGATGAAACTGGGCAAGCCTTGGCAGCGGGTATTCCGTGGTTTTCCACCCTGTTTGGGCGCGATGCCCTGATTGCAGCGATGCAGACCTTGATTCTCAATCCGGATATTGCTCGCCAGACGCTGATGGTTCTAGCCGCCTATCAGGGACAGGCCACCAACGAATGGCGGGATGAGGAACCCGGGAAAATCCCCCACGAGTTGCGCCGGGGGGAAATGGCTCGCTGTGGCGAAATCCCCCATGATCCCTACTATGGCACGGTGGATGCTACGCCCCTGTGGCTGATGCTCTATGCCGATTACTATGCCTGGACGGGCGATCGCGCCTTTTTGGAACAGTACTGGCCCCACGCCGAAGCGGCGATGGCGTGGATTGATCGCAACTGTGCGGCTAGCGAGGGGTACTTAACCTACGAACGCAAGTCAGCGGGTGGGTTACGTAATCAAGGCTGGAAAGACTCAGGGGATTGCATTGTCAATGCCAAAGGGGACCTAGCAACGGGGGCGATCGCCCTCGTGGAGGTGCAGGGGTATGTTTATGCGGCTCGGATGCGCCTGAGTCAATTGGCTTACGCTCTTCACAAGCCGGACTTAGGCGATCGCTGGCAGCGGGCAGCTCAAACCCTCAAAGCCCAGTTCCAGAGAGACTTTTGGCTGCCGGAACAGGGGTACTTTGCACTGGCTCTCGATGGCGATGGCCACCCCGTAGATAGCATTACCTCTAACCCGGGGCAGTGTTTGGGGTTAGGGCTATTCAGTCGCGAACAGGCTCAGAGCGTTGCTGAACGCCTGAGTGCTCCGGATTTGTTCAACGGCTGGGGGATTCGCACCCTCAGCAGTACCTCCCCCGCCTACAACCCGATGGGGTATCACTTGGGTTCGGTGTGGCCCCACGACAGCGGTCTGATTGCCTTGGGGCTGCGCAGCCTAGGCTATACGGAACAGGCTCTAGAAATTGCCCAAGGTCTTTTGGACATGACCGCCCAGCAGCCGTACTACCGCCCGCCGGAACTCTTTTGTGGTTTTGCCCGCACTGCCGATAGCCCCCCAGTTCGCTATCCCGTGGCCTGCTCACCCCAAGCCTGGGCCACCGGCAGCATCTTTCACCTCATCCAAGTGATGGTTAATCTTGTTCCCGATGCTCCCAATAACTGTTTGCGGGTGGTGAATCCGACGCTATTACCCGACGTTTACTATTTATCCCTGCGTAACCTACGCATTGGCCAGACATGGTTAGATCTGGAGTTCGAGCGAGCCAATGGCGCAACGGCCTGCCGCGTAGTGCAAAAACGGGGCAATTTACGGGTCATTATCGAAGCCTGA
- a CDS encoding ABC transporter ATP-binding protein — translation MASFRSILSYYRPYRAIALTSIIAASVCELVDLLVPYAIGQILNLLSQQPLDAPIVAIAETVTRFTGVTNTFQVNLAVLGALVFLATVIRAPIQPWVGVWFHWWIALAARRDHSRKAVEKILSLPLEFFEENNPGRIANRVNKGISNHTWSYPEVAGQLIPKLVRVLGISLILWWLDWPVALGLIVSFSVILALTLRSLRRIIQKEEILDSHIENTESRTSEIITNIKTVKAFANEARELERQRHRLDREFKMVIDRIHRGYMYLITWQGTLVQCCLFSLLGFSLAATIAGRVSLGHFITIYTLASMAYAEITPLSQVAEVFARRYASVLRFHEFMELPSGRDSIDLGQAAIPQLQLSGKVDFQHVWFSYVPGRPILRDITLLIPPCQTVALVGRSGSGKSTLIKLLFRYFQPDQGQILVDGQDIQTLDVRAYRKRLAIVHQEVDVFNGTLWDNLTYAHPDADAEAVYRACAIARVDEFAEQLPHGYRTIVGERGLRLSGGQRQRLGIARALLADPDVLVFDEATSSLDYESERDIQRALRTITGTRTMIIIAHRLSTVRDADKIVVLNEGTICEQGNHDELLAQGGLYAHLYAIQRDRDDSPDQYYL, via the coding sequence ATGGCATCTTTTCGCTCAATTTTGTCCTACTATCGTCCTTACCGGGCGATCGCCCTCACAAGTATTATTGCGGCTAGCGTTTGCGAGCTAGTGGATCTCCTGGTTCCCTATGCCATTGGTCAAATTCTCAATTTGCTCTCGCAGCAACCACTGGATGCGCCGATAGTGGCGATCGCCGAAACGGTGACCCGATTCACTGGCGTAACCAATACGTTTCAGGTGAACCTTGCTGTGCTGGGTGCGCTGGTCTTTTTAGCAACGGTGATCCGCGCTCCTATCCAGCCGTGGGTGGGGGTGTGGTTCCACTGGTGGATCGCCCTTGCGGCGCGCCGAGATCACAGCCGCAAAGCAGTGGAAAAAATTCTCAGCCTACCCTTAGAGTTTTTTGAGGAAAATAACCCCGGTCGGATTGCCAACCGTGTCAACAAAGGCATCTCTAACCATACGTGGAGCTATCCTGAAGTTGCCGGTCAACTAATTCCTAAGCTGGTGCGGGTGCTGGGCATTAGCCTGATTTTATGGTGGCTCGACTGGCCGGTTGCCCTTGGTTTGATTGTCTCGTTTAGTGTGATCTTGGCGCTAACGTTGCGATCGCTGCGCCGAATTATTCAAAAAGAAGAAATTCTCGACAGCCACATTGAAAACACCGAAAGCCGTACCTCCGAGATCATTACCAACATCAAAACCGTCAAAGCCTTTGCTAACGAAGCCCGCGAACTAGAGCGGCAGCGCCATCGACTGGATCGCGAGTTCAAGATGGTGATTGATCGCATCCACCGCGGCTACATGTATCTCATTACATGGCAAGGCACCCTTGTGCAGTGTTGCCTCTTTAGCTTGTTGGGGTTCTCCTTGGCCGCCACGATTGCTGGGCGGGTCTCCCTTGGCCATTTCATTACCATCTACACCCTTGCCAGTATGGCCTACGCCGAAATTACCCCCCTCTCGCAGGTGGCGGAAGTGTTTGCGCGGCGCTATGCCTCAGTGCTGCGGTTCCATGAATTTATGGAGCTACCCTCAGGGCGAGACAGCATTGACCTCGGGCAAGCTGCCATTCCCCAACTTCAACTCTCTGGCAAGGTAGATTTCCAGCACGTCTGGTTTAGCTATGTCCCCGGACGGCCAATTTTGCGGGATATTACCTTGCTGATTCCGCCGTGTCAAACCGTCGCCTTGGTGGGGCGTTCCGGCTCAGGGAAGTCAACCCTCATTAAGTTGCTCTTTCGCTATTTCCAGCCGGATCAAGGCCAGATTCTCGTGGATGGCCAAGACATTCAAACCCTTGATGTGCGCGCCTATCGTAAACGGTTGGCGATCGTGCACCAAGAAGTGGACGTGTTTAACGGTACCCTCTGGGATAACCTCACCTACGCTCACCCCGATGCCGATGCGGAAGCAGTTTATCGTGCCTGTGCCATTGCGCGGGTGGATGAATTTGCCGAACAACTTCCCCATGGCTATCGGACAATTGTGGGGGAGCGGGGGCTGCGGCTGTCGGGGGGGCAACGGCAACGCCTAGGGATTGCCCGGGCGCTGTTGGCGGATCCCGATGTGCTGGTCTTTGACGAAGCAACGTCAAGCCTAGATTACGAGTCGGAGCGGGATATTCAGCGAGCGCTGCGGACGATTACTGGTACCCGCACCATGATTATCATTGCCCACCGCCTCAGTACGGTTCGCGATGCCGATAAAATTGTGGTTCTCAACGAAGGCACCATCTGCGAGCAGGGCAACCATGACGAGCTACTGGCACAAGGGGGACTGTATGCCCATCTCTATGCGATCCAGCGCGATCGCGACGATTCCCCAGACCAGTACTATCTGTAA